The Pithys albifrons albifrons isolate INPA30051 chromosome 23, PitAlb_v1, whole genome shotgun sequence genome contains a region encoding:
- the IL18 gene encoding interleukin-18, protein MLKMSTEEILVRTVKLGKNFCLYFVDDDELECDALCKEKTLHRFLRNVNSQLLVVRPDLNLAAFEDVTDQEMRCGQGMHFTIHCYKTTTPSAGMPVAFSVRVEDKSYYMCCEKECGEMLVRFREGEVPKEMPGESNIIFFKRTFTSCCSGAFKFEYSLEEGMFLAFEQEGYLRKLILKKLSRKDEVDETMKITLSKLSQSEGLKLS, encoded by the exons AT GCTGAAGATGAGCACTGAGGAGATCCTGGTGCGCACAGTCAAACTGGGGAAAAACTTCTGCCTCTATTTTGTCG ATGACGATG agctggagtgtGATGCCCTCTGTAAGGAGAAGACTCTGCACCGATTCCTGCGAAACGTGAACAGCCAATTGTTGGTGGTGAGACCAGACCTAAACCTGGCAGCGTTTGAGGATGTGACAGATCAGGAGATGAGATGTG GCCAAGGGATGCACTTCACCATCCACTGCTACAAAACCACCACCCCCTCAGCAGGGATGCCCGTGGCCTTCAGTGTCCGGGTAGAGGATAAAAGTTACTACATGTGCTGTGAGAAGGAATGTGGGGAGATGCTGGTTCGATTCAGg GAAGGAGAAGTTCCCAAGGAAATGCCTGGAGAAAGCAACATAATCTTTTTCAAAAGGACGTTTACATCTTGTTGCTCTGGAGCATTCAAGTTTGAGTACTCACTGGAAGAAGGAATGTTCTTGGCCTTTGAGCAGGAAGGCTACTTGAGGAAATTAATTCTAAAGAAACTGTCCAGAAAAGATGAAGTGGATGAAACCATGAAGATAACTTTATCCAAACTCAGTCAGAGTGAAGGTCTCAAGTTATCATGA